The Pyrus communis chromosome 14, drPyrComm1.1, whole genome shotgun sequence sequence GCATGGGCCTAGCATGCAGGTTGGCCCAGCATCACAAAAAAGGGGCTACAAGTGCAAGCCCAAAGACAGAGGCCCAAACGAGCTCTGATCTAGTACGGCGATGAGCAGGCTATGACTGTATGTCCTATGCAGAAAAGTACTCTACTGCTTCGCAGCGTCTATGTTCCTGGGGGACACAATCCTATACATCACGGTACATGTGCATCGATTCACCAACTACGGGCTGGGATTAGGTGTGGTAACATGCACGAGGAAACCATAGCCCTACATGTTGGTGTCGAATTTGGGCTGAGCTAAAGGTTTGGGTTGCTTCAAGCAAacctaagaagaagaaaaaaaaaatttctttcagGCCGAGAAAACCAAGGCCCAATTGGGCTCGAGTTGGGACCAAAAACACCCCAAGCGTACCTGGGTGAGCTCATCGGGGAAGAAAACTAGCTTCGCCGTTTCAGGTGGTCGTGTTTTGGGACAAAAATTCTCGGGGCAAGTTCATGAGGCAACAGGAATCACGAATATGAATGGAGATGGATGAATCTCAACGTTTCAACCAAAACCTTAGAAATTCAAATAGGAATTTCAAATAATATCCGACGAGATTTGAAGGAATCTCGGTTAATCTACATCAGTGGACGAGCTTCAGGCCGTCGGGACAGTGACCCAAGGTCAAGGTTAGGTTGTAGGCCCACTTGTGATGGTGAAGACGTCATAGAAGATGTTGGGGTTTATGGGTTTTCAAACTCGGAGCCAAGGGCTCCTGCTTGCGGTCTCGCGACTCGGCGCGGCTCAACCATATAGGCTGCAGCCCTAGGCTAACAACTCGGGTTTGTGCCTCAGATTGTGGGGTTCGAAGAACCCTAGCACTtcgtaattttatttatttttttttagattataaAATTCAATTGCATGCATATTGAGTTCAATAATTTAATGCATGGACATATATTTGacgcaattcatggcaatatcaaattcacataattcaacaattatggatataatgcatacacaatttatgtagaatctaaaattcgaaaaacgtaaaatttggtcATGTATTATGGTAAATGTTCATTCTATCAGGGTTGCCAAAATATtgagataaaaaccgttgttttggaagaatctgattgcgtgatgatattggATGAATTGGTTTGATGGAGAAAACTTCCACGTTAGATTCCTAAGCTCAGCGGCATGagcatgctgataacgtgttgtagcctattttatttgACCAAGGAAGGGGAGCCGGCAGCAGAGAGAGGGAttggagagagagatgtgtttgttaGGTTGTGTAGAAGAATGTAGAGATGTGTTATCCTctacgtagtgcctttatttatagtaatatgggagaaaataaatcattcatccccaaggaatacaagtccatagagaaaataataacaAGAATGAAATCTAATCTAAGATTTAAACAATCacatttaaattaaaaagtttataacaaaacattatatgttaaaaaacaaaaattaaaaatcaatggAGAGACGACattgttgtttttcttgccAAAGCCCATTTTCTATCGGCGCCGTCATGTCCAACTTTGTGTCCACTCAAATGAAAAAGTAGGCCAACAATTCAAGGCTTCATCGTCCTGGGAAAACCCCGAGGAATCAAAATTACACTATCGAAACCCTAGGGTTGATGTTGAGATTGTTGTCGTATTGTcctttttttaagtgtttaatgttttataatatttttatataattataaagaaTTATAAAGCTTCTTTTATTAGTTTCAAGTAATTAATAAGGATAAATTAGTAAGTTTACAAGCAAATTTTTACTCAAGGGgttatatgaaaaaaattaaaacatgagAGTGTGATGGTATAATGTCTCAAACGTAAAGAAACTTTGTGAAAACTTGACAAATCTCAGAAAATGTTAGTGTAACTAACCTAATATATTTTGGCAACTACATGTTTCCTTGATTTGTATTAGGGGTGAGCACTTGGAACTGAAGACTGAAAACTGAAACCGAAACACGAATCGAATCGGATCACAATTAACGGTTTGATTTcggttttgggttttcaaaaccgcACCGAAACCGAAACTGCACCATATAttgatgttttgttttaattagttcAACTAAACTAGTCATCCAATTTGCACCACTATTCGACAGTGCCCTGAACTCACTGCTTGCATTTTATGtgcctctctgtctctctctctcaaaactcATCTTCATCCCTCTTTCTCAAAACTCATATTCCATCTCTTCCACAGTCGACATCATACCTTATCCCTACTCCTTCCACTAATTACTGTTGTTGGAAAATACTAGGCAACTTCCCGTACTGCAGCACACATCTGTCGGCATATGGAACATAGTCAATATACTTAGGGTGGATTAAGTCACCTGTTAAAACAGGAATGTTGTTATCAAGAAAATTAGACTGACCTCATCAGACATGAAGGCACGGTCAGGATCATCAACAATTGGTGAAAGGGTCCCATCGTAGTCTAGGAAAGCAACCATCCTCTTCCCTTTTGCTGCTTTCATCATCCGATCAAATGAGCCCAATGGAGAAGGGTGCTCAACCTAAACATATAACACCCAAAAaagaattataaaataaaaacgaacAAGGATATATATGGTAAGAATTGTCATAAGATCACCAACGAAGTCCAAATGGCTAGAACGTACCACCCAGGAATTATAAGCTAAATCTAAGGAGAGTGGTCTATTAGGGGTAGAGATGTCATGCAGGTTTGATAGTCATAAACATAAATAAgtgtatattttaaattgtacatttttttctcaaaaaccaaaccgaaactgTTTGACACacaccgaaccgaaccaaacggtttggttttattttgattttgactTCAAAACCACACCGAACTGCATCGTGGCCACCCCTAATTTGAATACTGGAGGTTTAAACTTTCACTAATTTCCTccatatatttttcaatttggaatccatcaaatataaaaaactaaCCAAGTGTCAAAGGTGAGCTGGTAATTAAATGTGTCGTGTGTttaacatttttctttaaattagcATCCATAGCCTTGAAACGGTGCGCGCACAGACTAAGTAAATGACCaagaaaattaaagttaattacTGTAGAGTTCGAAGTGAGTAAGATGCACCTTTCAAGCCATTTAATTTCAATCTGGTTATTCCCTAATTACCTTAATATACTATGATTTACTCATGAAAAGCTTGCTaagggttaattacactaacaccctCTAGGTTTATCCTATTTTTACAATACTTCCTCACGTTTGAAACATAACTCTAACACATTGAGGTTCTAAAGACTCCGGCCTCCAGATTATGGTGGAATTAGGTGCCACCTCAAGCTTCCAATCGACTCTTTTGGATCGAAAAAAGGATAGAACGAAAAACCACGCTAGGACGGTCAAAATCACTTATGGTGCTTCTCCATAAAAATCACTTCAAGCAATTTTATCCATAAGCAAATAAGAGACGCTTCTTCCCAGAAGTGATCCCAGACCTTCCAAAATCACTCCCAAACGAGCCCAAGCGCCTTTGGACCTAAAGTAGCCAAGAGAAAAACCACACAACCAGTCTGCAAGGACTTGGAAATCAACATTTATGAACAACTATAAAATGGATTGCCAATTTCTTCAGCTCCGTTCAATGAAACAAAATCATGCATAGTCAAgtcatttttccttttcctccaTTGCTCAAAGGAAAATCTACAAGAAATGCTTCCAAATACAAATACTACAGACACCAGATACATAATATGGGCAATGACCTCCACCATAGAAGAAAACAATTGTAAAGAACAAAGAAACCGAAAACTATGGATAAAAGAAAAGTCCAGAGTCGTCGATAGATGGTTGAATATTACAAATTTGTGTTTAGCTGGCCAAGTGTCTAGGAGAGCTTTTGAACATACTGTGCCACATGAAAGCTCTTGAAAGCACCATCTCGAGTTCTTGGTGAGTCCAGTTATGGGTTGGAAGGTGTTGAAGAAACATAACCAACTCTTGGAAATCAAGCTTCCGAAGCTCCTCTGACCACTGTATATTCATATAGAGGATTTCAAGTTATTGACTTCAACTCTGTTATGAAAGAAAACCTAGAACAATTTAAGCTGAAAACATAACCAAAGAACACAGAAAATAATCTTTCAGATTATCTGCTGTCAAATTGACTCGAGCACAAGAATATAGTAACATTGTAACAAATAGGGTCATTCTAATTGAATCCCAATTTACTAAATACACCCGCTTAAGTTTTCGTTCTTTCTTATGATTGTTGATGACATGGATTTTTATTGCCAATAAaatcatttttacttttttcaaactccagaaaacaatttaaaaagtcaaaaagaaaaaccaccaTGGCCAGTTGGCCATGCATTCAAACAGTGATTTGTTTCCATAAGCAAATCTATCAAACATGGTAGCCTGCCCACCCCCCAACAGTGACCAAATGGGGAGAGATATTGTTAGTGGACTAATAAATCATTACGGACATTTCCTTACCACAGGCTCACAGCTAATACATCCAAACATGTAACCAAGAAAACTATATCGTTGCAAAGGAAACAGATCCTATCTTACCGTTAAAAGAAAACTGGCAAATATATACACAAGGAAATCCGCCAATGCATCTCCTTCGGCTAGGTATGTATCCCACAGACGGGAAATAAGGTTGAAAGGAATCTAAAAAGgagatagaaagaaagaaaaatccaTTAGCTTTGCAATAAATTGACAGTAGGTTTGCATTGTCCGGTGACAAAAACAGAGGAAACACACATCAAGTACATAGAAGAGATCTGTAGGAGCAAACCTCGCGTATTAGAAGACAGTTGAACCACCGAAAAGCAAATTGAAGAAATTCAAGTCCTTGCTCCTCCACATGTCTCGATACAGGTTCTAAtgcagaagaaagaaaactaataaatatACACAAGAAAGATGATAGCTGAAATTTGACATGTTTGTTGCATCCCAGAGCATGAGGTATATTGCCATTTTCTGAAATTCTTACATGGAACTTTGTAGAGTATACAAGAAAAAGTTGGTATTTACTTCAACAAAACCAACTACATAGAAAATATTCTTTAAACAACTCATATTTAATAACCTTTCACTACAATATGATGTAAAAATGTGCAACAACATTTTATTGCATCAGATGGAGATTACAAGCTAATGCCAGTATGCATCTCTTGGTTGCTATACGCAAGTCCAAATAtgcataaagaaaagaaaacagacTTCCATATTGAAAATTATGCTAGAGAAGAAATATCAAAATGATTTTAGCAAAAATTAATTCAGTTTAAGCACGATGCACATATATGATTCAGTTCATCAAGGGAAAAGACTGCAAGAATAAGAAAACAGAAGCAAAAAAGTGGGGTTTACCATCAATCCGCCTGACCAATTCCTTTAGTTTAAACACAAGCCTCTGGATTCCCGGCTGAGCAAAAGTGTAATGATCTTGCATACCTTCAAGTAAATTTGACAGGCACCAATAGCAGTCAGCCTCTATATTAGATATTTTATCAGGAGACAGATCGGAGATCGACCAATTATCCACACTCCCGTCTAAGTATTCTGACAAGAAAACAACTAGAAAGGGAGTAACAAGATCATTTATTCCCTGAACATATCCACTTGCAGGATGTCGAATTGCCCTGAAAGAGACAAGGAGAAGTACCTTAAGAAGATATAACTAATAATCAtatgaattaaataattaaaaaaataaaataaaatgatggCATCTTGAATCATACTTCATATCTAGACGGTTTTTCCCTCTTTTCAAAGCTAAACTGTTGGAATCCAACAACAGCttagaaaataaaacagaaacatTCACTTAATCAAGGTACCATGAATTGTTATCTGCATTTGATAGTCTAAACTTCTCAGTTAGAGGAAACGACTAGAAAACAAGTTTCACAAAATGAGGCAAGTTATGGTATTGAAGAGCTTTATCATTACTCACTATTTCTCCCTGCACGGTCCAAATCTAAACAGAGAGCTACCATCAAAATACCATGAAATGAACGTGGACACTTGAATCATTCTGATCAACATGACTAAATATCGGTAGAGGTGTAGCTAAAGATGTATAGTTAAGTGACAATTACAATTTCAGATTCATGCCCATGCCAGCCCTCCTAATGCACAATGTTAAGAACACCAAACCTACCAGGTTGTTGTAGAGAACATGTACATATGAACTTAAACAAGTCACTATCAAATCGACACCACTATCCCAAACAGTTTAGAGCAAGAACTACTTTGGTAAAACCAACAGGGCAATGCCAAATGTTTTCAAGTCTGACTGGTAATAAAAGCCTCTAAGCTTAGAGCTGTTAAAGCATTATTGGTATGGACATGGGCTGGTTTTTGAGACTGATGCATGGCACTAAACAGTAGGATAGTTTACATACAAAATCACATCACTGTTGCATATTGTTGCTACAAAAAAATCAGCAAGTGTCTAATAAACCAAAGCCTTTCTGATGAACCCCACAACTTAAGACAATTGGTCTGGAATTCCCAGATCAATAAACCTAGCAAATTTTACACCTTTGTTTTCAGGAACCAGCAGGTCCAATAGATGCAACTTAGAACAATCAGTATTAGTTTGCATGAGAGCATTTGatgtaaaaaacaaaacaacaatgaccataatacAAGATACAGTATTTAACCAGGTATAAAGGATGCGCTCCAAGGATTTCTGGACTTGCTCCTGCTGAAAGAAGGATACATCTGGCACAGTTCTTGGGCAATCAACAGCAATCTAACAAGGTCAATAAAGGTAACTGTCAAAACCAGGAAAAATGTATTAACACTAAGAAAGTTGGCAGTTATTTAACATTTAAACACCTGACGAAGCATGTTTATCTCATCATCTGAACGCTCAGTATCCGGAATATCATAGTACTGAGAAGCACAGTCAAGATACTCAAGGCGCTTCCTTCTTAGAACTCCCTCCCTTCTATCTGAATTAGATGGTGCATATCCCTGTTGTCagttcatattttaatttcaaacaaGCCACAACATTTACATGATAAACGCAATCCAGGTTATCAGAAAGGCAAATAAACGAGCCCCTTTTCTAAGGTGATGGTATCTTCAAATGCATGCTTTAGGACTTCCACTCCacttgcaagaaaaaaaaagtggaatGAAAAGCTTAATAACACAGTAACACAAGCATAAAAtcttgggagttttaacgaaacactcccggtactgttcactcttaatgaaaaaccacatttttacctttcctagtactattcacttacacctttatttgttctTTGTCATTAAAACTAAGTTTTTgaggacttttcgttagttttccttaaaatctTAGGTACAAAGCATGGGATGCACATTGGACACCAATGAATGAATGAACTAGGCACCTATGACCAGCTAAGGACAGCAACAGTCTTAAACTTGCAGTGAACAAAACATATAGAAGAAAAGACAGGCTAAATAAATGTACTCGGACACAAGGAGATAACATAGCCGCTTCAATGTCATTAATGCTGCCTCTCACAAGGTGAACAGAAAACCAATGGCTTCTGCCTGATTCCACTTTAGGCAGCTTTGGAAGCAATTTCAATCAAGCCTTTCACAAACCTATTATACAATATACTATATGCAAAAACATCATAGTGCTTTTAGTAAAAGTATTGAAGCATAGAGCTTACCAAAAGAAGCCTCCATACATCGGGCCGCATATATGGTGGTACGCCACTCCAAGCCAGCTCACGCAACTTCTCTACATAAACAATCAAGATTCAATTTGAAAGGAAACGAAGAATCAAAGTTCAATTAGTGCAAAAACGAAACTTGGGGAGGTAACAGATTTATCAAAAGAGTGACCTAGGCTACAATGCTTGATCATACAAGCAACAATAACACGTGTGAAAGTTTAGATTTCAAATCATGAGGATGCCCACTAAATGATGAAAGGACTACACAAAATTTTGAAGCTAAAAAGCAACAAACAATACCCCAGGGTGACATTTATTTCTCTCCTTATGATAGTTGTGAAGAACAGGGAACGGATTAGGTTTTGGGAGCACTGGTGGATGGAGGGGAATCTCCTTTGTGTGCACATTTTCCATGTCTATATGTACCAATTGCCAATAAGTCTTATGTCTCCCTTCCGGACTCTCTTTGGCATGCAGCTGTTTCTAGTCTGTTTCATTTACATGTTTTGCAATTTCAATTGAGATGCTATTAGACATTGCATGAGTTCCTAGGAGCTAGTTCAGGGTCTCTAGAGATCTTCTATTACTGTACTTCAATTTTCAGGTTGATAGCTTGTCACTATGTTTCTTTCTGTGCTTCTAAAGTATCAGAAAacactttggtttttcataataaaaaaataataatttaataagaataacagattctaacaagtatTCTAGGTGGCTCGGAAAAGAAAACACTTTAGCTTTACATAGTCGCACTTTGATAAATATAGAGGAAGGGGAGAAGAAAAGCAGGGGAGGGGAAGTTTCAAGAGAAATAGTCCTTAAATACCTAATATCACTGTTGTCCCTGAAAGAACTTTTGTGAACTTCATAACTCTTGCAGAATCAGTAGCTCTGGCTCCCATGGCAGATTTTTGAGCTCCTCTAGAAATATTGTCAACATTTGAGGTTGATGATGTTAACTTATTTGAATTTTCATTATTGCTGGGGTTGCCTAGAACCTCGTTGTCTTCCTATTTTAGAAGCAAAAGCACCAGTAGTTACATTTTCAATTAACCAACCACTGCAAATGGCTTTAATGATTTACTTTTCAAGCTCATTAGACAAAAAGGAGATAAAAATAAACCTCCAAGGCCCTGCGATCActtgtttgagcatcattgaatgATAAGCTCCTTCCATAATTTGGAGAGGGCACTTGTAATTTTGAAGGATCCGGCAGGTTTGACCTCCTAGTCAGTAACACTTTACCGGGAATACTACGACCTTTGAGGAACCTAGGTATCAGGACAATATGATCAAACGAAAAATAATTAGATATTTGAACATATAATTATAAACAATAGATCTTATTTAGAACAACATTTAGCAACTGAAGTACAAAAACGAATCTAAAGAATTGTGGACAAGGTTCCAGAAGAGACATAGGTTGCTTCAGTTTGCAACCTTAAACTAAACATAACCCAAGTATATCATAACTGTTGACACGAACATTAAACTTTGATCAAAACTGCTAAAAATCCAAAGGTATATGACAGAACATTATATAACGCAACAACGGAAAGGAGTCGTTTTGTCAGAAGGCTCGAACAATCTAATGCAATCTGAATCTTATCAAGATTGGGACTACAATTATAAGTTTAAATCATATAACAAATCAGACTATCGAATCTAGCGTCGCTAACTTTCAGCTAAATGACATTAACTTG is a genomic window containing:
- the LOC137715814 gene encoding uncharacterized protein is translated as MNNKSNQSFDREDSKKESAISTPDSRFNQTLRNVQGFLKGRSIPGKVLLTRRSNLPDPSKLQVPSPNYGRSLSFNDAQTSDRRALEEDNEVLGNPSNNENSNKLTSSTSNVDNISRGAQKSAMGARATDSARVMKFTKVLSGTTVILEKLRELAWSGVPPYMRPDVWRLLLGYAPSNSDRREGVLRRKRLEYLDCASQYYDIPDTERSDDEINMLRQIAVDCPRTVPDVSFFQQEQVQKSLERILYTWAIRHPASGYVQGINDLVTPFLVVFLSEYLDGSVDNWSISDLSPDKISNIEADCYWCLSNLLEGMQDHYTFAQPGIQRLVFKLKELVRRIDEPVSRHVEEQGLEFLQFAFRWFNCLLIREIPFNLISRLWDTYLAEGDALADFLVYIFASFLLTWSEELRKLDFQELVMFLQHLPTHNWTHQELEMVLSRAFMWHSMFKSSPRHLAS